A DNA window from Eremothecium cymbalariae DBVPG#7215 chromosome 3, complete sequence contains the following coding sequences:
- the DHR2 gene encoding RNA helicase (similar to Ashbya gossypii ADR140C) produces the protein MPKEHSRIHPFQRRTSQKIVTYQNSQEIGDDDDDGLPKHLPEPLLKRKAEELLAIRKTLPVYQNRHDIMEYMNNNVVTVLIGETGSGKSTQIPQLLLEEWGIQGRDVSIAVTQPRRVAAISLATRVSQEYGCNVGTKVGYSVRFDNRSHASQTKLKYLTDGMLLRELMQDNNLKQYSIVIIDEAHERTILTDLILGFLKQLLHTTRPDLKIIVMSATLQAEKFSQFFDNAPILFVEGRKFPVEIYYLSHPCDDIVDAIIRCCVQLNSGEQLGDILCFLPGQEEIDKALGILNKISEHIDSNIPRITALPLYAALPPVEQAKVFQPLKGFKRKVILATNIAETSVTISGVKYVIDSGLRKCKVWRHQLGLATLLTVPISKASAWQRTGRAGRESSGKCFRLYTEEDYNKLLNQGEPEVARCDITAPLLMLKQLGIRDLLNWFWLEYPGKDSIVQGLQELYMLGALDDSGMITENGYKMALLPLAPHLSRVLLEAHKSDCLSSVLDIVSCLSVENLVMNPPPESRDDVNARRMAQCPLGVHYGDLVMLKELYTQYLSLSSSKERQTWCAQLCISSRGFRSVVKVREQLQRYVKSLLRWNTVSASDFDESSNRINEKSVIKAILKCFLAGFVKNTAIGMPDRSYRTTNHGELISIHPSSLLCSATFSNDSIRCPAILYTEYVFTTKGYARCVSRLELEWLQDLRPTALNKQAV, from the coding sequence ATGCCCAAAGAACATAGTAGGATCCATCCTTTTCAACGTAGAACGTCTCAGAAGATTGTGACTTACCAAAACTCACAAGAAattggtgatgatgatgatgatggacTTCCCAAACATTTACCTGAGCCGCTACTAAAGAGAAAGGCTGAGGAACTCCTTGCTATCAGGAAGACCCTTCCTGTGTATCAAAATAGGCATGATATTATGGAATATATGAATAACAATGTGGTTACCGTTTTGATTGGTGAAACCGGTTCTGGTAAATCTACACAAATTCCTCAACTATTACTGGAAGAATGGGGTATTCAAGGCAGAGATGTTAGTATTGCTGTGACACAGCCGCGTAGAGTCGCAGCTATCAGTTTGGCTACCAGAGTATCCCAAGAATACGGTTGTAATGTTGGTACGAAAGTAGGGTACTCTGTTCGGTTTGATAATCGCTCTCACGCTTCGCAGACTAAACTAAAGTATTTGACAGATGGTATGCTGCTGCGAGAATTGATGCAAGATAATAATTTGAAGCAGTATTCGATTGTCATAATTGATGAGGCACACGAAAGAACCATTTTAACAGATCTTATTCTTggatttttaaaacagttGCTGCATACCACTCGGCCTGACCTCAAAATCATTGTCATGTCTGCTACTTTACAAGCAGAAAAGTTTAGTCAGTTTTTCGACAATGCCCCTatattatttgttgaaggaCGTAAATTCCCCGTAGAGATATATTACCTTTCTCATCCTTGCgatgatattgttgatgCTATTATCCGTTGTTGCGTTCAGCTAAATAGTGGAGAGCAATTGGGCGATATTCTGTGCTTCCTGCCAGGccaagaagaaattgataaagCTCTGGGGATTTTAAACAAGATAAGCGAACATATAGATAGTAATATTCCACGTATCACAGCATTGCCGCTTTATGCTGCATTACCACCAGTCGAGCAGGCGAAAGTTTTTCAGCCTCTGAAGGGTTTTAAGAGAAAGGTCATATTGGCAACTAACATTGCAGAAACCTCTGTCACCATTAGTGGCGTCAAATATGTCATCGATAGTGGTCTGCGTAAATGTAAAGTTTGGAGACACCAGTTAGGTCTGGCTACCTTGCTTACCGTTCCCATATCCAAGGCAAGCGCCTGGCAACGAACTGGGCGTGCTGGTAGAGAAAGCTCTGGTAAATGTTTTCGGTTATATACGGAAGAAGATTATAATAAGTTACTAAACCAAGGCGAACCAGAGGTTGCGAGATGTGATATAACCGCTCCATTACTAATGTTAAAACAATTGGGTATTCGCGACCTTCTGAATTGGTTTTGGTTGGAGTATCCAGGAAAAGATTCCATTGTACAAGGTTTGCAAGAACTTTACATGCTTGGTGCTCTCGATGATAGTGGAATGATTACTGAGAACGGTTATAAAATGGCATTACTTCCTCTAGCACCGCATCTTAGTAGAGTTTTACTTGAAGCTCACAAAAGCGATTGCCTATCTAGTGTCCTAGATATTGTTTCTTGTTTATCAGTGGAGAATTTGGTTATGAATCCACCCCCTGAATCTAGAGACGACGTCAATGCACGAAGAATGGCCCAATGCCCGTTGGGGGTTCATTATGGGGATTTAGTCATGCTCAAGGAGTTATATACCCAATATCTTTCCTTAAGTTCCTCAAAAGAACGCCAAACATGGTGTGCACAACTGTGCATATCCAGTCGGGGTTTCCGAAGTGTTGTTAAAGTCAGAGAGCAGTTGCAACGATACGTAAAATCTTTATTACGTTGGAATACAGTCTCGGCTAgtgattttgatgaatcaTCTAATAGAATTAACGAAAAATCAGTGATAAAGGctattttaaaatgttttctAGCTGGGTTCGTTAAGAATACCGCTATTGGTATGCCCGATCGTTCATATAGAACAACCAATCACGGGGAACTCATTAGTATTCATCCTTCTTCACTATTGTGTTCTGCTACATTTTCCAATGACAGCATAAGATGTCCAGCAATACTATATACTGAGTATGTCTTCACTACAAAAGGCTATGCAAGATGTGTTAGCCGTCTAGAGTTAGAGTGGTTACAAGATTTACGCCCCACAGCATTAAACAAGCAAGCTGTCTAA
- the STL1 gene encoding glucose-inactivated glycerol proton symporter STL1 (similar to Ashbya gossypii ADR139C) has translation MTFISKCFSRTSTGGLSGNNLRLAVTITAVIGFSLFGYDQGLLAGLINGEKFNEEFPATLEKNENDRHSTVIQGAVTSCYEIGCFFGSLFVMIWGERIGRKPLIIFGSLLTIVGAIISTSAVRDHWGLGQFVVGRVITGLGTGLDTSTIPVWQSEMSKPENRGLLVNFEGSVIALGTMIAYWIDFGLSYVDSSFQWRFPVGMQIAFAILLFICIIQLPESPRWLLSHGRREESKDILSNLDNVAPDDDYIVAELAAMEDAINRKEFENKSFAAALTNGKGQNLQRTLIACSAQFFQQFTGCNAAIYYSTVLFNKTIKLDHRLSLILGGVFSTVYTLSTIPSFFLIESFGRRKLFLVGALGQGISFLITFACLINDTKENAKGAAVGLFLFICFFGMTILSLPWIYAPEIASTRVRSMTNAMSTCTNWLCNFAVVMFTPIFIQQSRWGCYLFFAIMNFLYIPVIYFYYPETAGRTLEEIDIIYAKSHVDGTQAWKVADALPKLTLEEIEQYGNYFGFSQSSSSSPNDMETSKERFNHIERTISGANGDSPSYE, from the coding sequence ATGACATTTATAAGTAAGTGTTTTTCAAGAACCTCCACTGGAGGCTTGTCTGGTAATAATTTAAGGTTGGCGGTAACAATCACTGCGGTTATAGGATTTTCACTTTTTGGATATGATCAGGGTCTCCTAGCTGGTTTAATTAATGGAGAAAAGTTTAATGAAGAGTTTCCTGCGACGTTAGAAAAAAATGAGAACGATAGACATTCAACAGTAATACAAGGTGCGGTAACTTCTTGCTATGAAATTGGATGCTTCTTTGGATCGTTGTTTGTCATGATATGGGgagaaagaattggaagaaagCCGCTAATTATCTTCGGATCTTTGTTAACGATTGTAGGTGCCATTATTTCTACCTCGGCTGTACGTGACCATTGGGGACTAGGTCAGTTTGTGGTTGGTAGAGTTATAACCGGCCTTGGCACTGGTTTAGATACCTCGACTATTCCGGTGTGGCAGTCGGAGATGTCGAAACCTGAAAACAGGGGACTGTTGGTTAATTTTGAGGGATCTGTCATTGCACTTGGAACAATGATTGCATACTGGATTGACTTTGGTTTATCGTACGTCGATTCTAGCTTCCAATGGAGATTTCCTGTCGGTATGCAAATAGCATTTGCAATTTTGCTGTTTATTTGTATTATCCAATTACCAGAATCTCCACGTTGGTTACTATCACATGGGAGAAGAGAGGAATCTAAAGATATTTTGAGTAATCTAGATAATGTAGCTCCTGATGATGACTATATTGTAGCAGAATTAGCGGCTATGGAAGATGCTATAAATAGAAAGGAGTTTGAAAATAAATCTTTCGCAGCTGCCCTAACTAATGGTAAGGgacaaaatcttcaaagaaCACTGATTGCATGTTCGGCacaattttttcaacagtttACCGGTTGTAATGCTGCAATTTACTACTCTACTGTACTATTCAATAAGACTATTAAGTTGGATCACCGTCTTTCGTTAATTTTAGGAGGTGTATTTTCTACCGTCTATACTTTATCTACAAttccttctttctttttgataGAAAGCTTTGGCAGAAGAAAGTTATTTCTAGTCGGAGCTCTTGGACAAGGTATCTCTTTTCTCATCACCTTTGCATGTTTGATTAATGATACTAAGGAAAATGCAAAAGGTGCAGCGGTTGGGTTATTcttatttatttgtttctttggtATGACTATTTTGTCTCTTCCATGGATATATGCACCAGAAATCGCCTCTACAAGGGTCCGTTCGATGACAAATGCAATGTCAACCTGCACCAATTGGCTCTGTAACTTTGCTGTAGTTATGTTCACGCCTATTTTTATCCAACAATCCAGATGGGGATGCTACCTATTTTTTGCCATTATGAACTTCCTGTATATTCCTGTTATCTATTTCTACTATCCTGAGACTGCAGGTAGGACCCTCGAAGAGATTGATATCATCTATGCTAAGTCCCACGTCGATGGTACTCAAGCCTGGAAAGTAGCAGATGCCTTACCTAAACTGACTTTAGAGGAAATTGAGCAATATGGTAATTACTTTGGTTTTTCCCAGAGCTCATCATCGTCTCCTAATGATATGGAGACCAGCAAAGAGAGATTTAATCATATCGAAAGGACTATTTCTGGTGCAAATGGAGACTCGCCCAGTTATGAGTGA
- the ARG7 gene encoding glutamate N-acetyltransferase (similar to Ashbya gossypii ADR138C) — protein sequence MKASLQICKRAMNTVDKYSLYVPKSGVFPKCLKVASIASGIKKNGNLDLGIILNTHESLNGASLAGVFTTNKFQAAPVVVSKNVLEQQQGHNINAIVINSGCANAVTGEVGMHDARDMVQSVNSHIGRANSTLVMSTGVIGQLLPMEKVKNGIDKMFLRKGSTFGEDYSSWLNLAKSITTTDTFPKIISSRFTLPNGVQYTLTGIAKGAGMISPNMATLLGVICTDLPISPSALQSMLLHATSRSFNCISVDGDMSTNDTLYMMANGAIETDIITESSPYFNSVQEKVVDFSQKLAQLIVRDGEGATKLVTVNVRNSLNFEDAKVVAESISNSMLVKTALYGEDVNWGRILCAIGYAKLGDVRSLDVTKLKVSFVATDNSEPNELVLIENGVPQVNINESRASEILALPDIKIVVDLGTGKEECNFWTCDLSHEYVTINGDYRS from the coding sequence ATGAAAGCTAGTTTACAGATTTGCAAAAGAGCTATGAACACAGTAGACAAGTATTCACTTTATGTTCCAAAGTCAGGTGTCTTCCCAAAGTGTCTTAAAGTGGCCTCCATAGCCTCTGGgatcaaaaaaaatggaaatttAGATTTGGGtataattttgaatacaCATGAATCCTTAAATGGCGCTTCTCTTGCGGGTGTTTTCACAACTAACAAATTCCAAGCTGCACCTGTTGTAGTATCAAAAAATGTTCTTGAGCAGCAACAAGGACACAATATCAATGCCATTGTGATTAATTCTGGATGCGCAAATGCTGTAACGGGTGAAGTTGGGATGCATGATGCTCGTGATATGGTTCAATCAGTGAATTCCCACATCGGTCGCGCTAATTCCACTTTAGTTATGTCTACTGGTGTAATTGGTCAATTGTTGCCGATGGAAAAAGTCAAGAATGGAATTGATAAAATGTTTCTAAGAAAAGGTTCTACCTTTGGTGAGGATTATTCTTCTTGGTTGAATTTAGCGAAATCGATTACTACCACAGATACTTTCCCTAAGATTATTAGTTCTCGCTTTACCCTACCAAATGGGGTTCAATATACTCTGACAGGAATTGCCAAGGGAGCTGGTATGATATCTCCAAACATGGCAACATTGTTGGGAGTCATTTGCACCGACCTTCCAATTTCCCCTTCTGCATTGCAAAGCATGTTATTGCATGCGACATCACGTTCTTTCAACTGTATATCTGTTGATGGTGATATGAGCACCAATGATACCCTCTATATGATGGCTAATGGTGCTATAGAAACTGATATTATCACTGAATCTAGTCCATATTTCAACTCCGTCCAAGAGAAAGTAGTCGATTTTTCACAGAAATTGGCACAATTAATAGTTCGTGATGGTGAAGGTGCCACGAAGCTTGTCACTGTTAATGTGCGGAACTCACTAAACTTTGAGGATGCAAAAGTAGTTGCGGAAAGTATATCAAATTCGATGCTGGTTAAAACAGCGTTATATGGAGAAGATGTCAACTGGGGTAGAATATTGTGTGCTATTGGATATGCCAAGTTGGGTGATGTTAGATCATTGGATGTAACAAAACTAAAGGTGTCTTTTGTAGCAACGGACAATTCGGAGCCTAACGAACTAGTACTGATTGAAAATGGAGTTCCCCAGGTGAATATCAACGAGTCAAGGGCCTCCGAAATCCTTGCATTACCGGACATAAAAATTGTGGTTGATTTGGGCACCGGGAAGGAAGAGTGTAACTTTTGGACATGTGATTTATCTCACGAATACGTTACAATCAATGGAGACTACCGTTCTTAA